Proteins from one Cicer arietinum cultivar CDC Frontier isolate Library 1 chromosome 3, Cicar.CDCFrontier_v2.0, whole genome shotgun sequence genomic window:
- the LOC101492292 gene encoding E3 ubiquitin-protein ligase HAKAI homolog gives MLQIRLSKTPASEGSAGVKQSPVETVTVACPDHLVLADLPVAKGIGTATSASLVRTLGRRSRRQLGERVHFCVRCDFPIAIYGRLSPCEHAFCLDCARSDSLCYLCDERIQKIQTIKMMEGILICAAPHCLKTFLKKADFESHIQDSHANLVRTNADKEDGNESEAQSVRQPTASDSTARGPQRQVFSPGPNSQQHDQEDRTRRQPGRDQAPSRPTMQQKPQFFGQQHHPSDSMSGSVGGIQQGFHQQSFDMQHPPQQEPSQFSDRQQPVGPDASFSEYPTMHPSQPSNVPPHSNPMLNPPVPFGYPPYQQDRAQPFYAAPYDMPRQDSASDIGGDPNSLMGFQQGGPNAQNFQGNYPQPWNAGAAGVPFEQSQGGSGMVVDPRDTKGVLAPQPMPLPPPPPPPAHMSHLKQNYYSGDHGDGQGYGWQHDSRDGFSGQG, from the exons ATGCTTCAGATCCGTCTTAGCAAGACTCCAGCCTCTGAAGGGTCGGCTGGGGTGAAGCAATCACCTGTCGAGACTGTTACAGTTGCGTGCCCTGACCATCTAGTCCTTGCTGATCTTCCTGTTGCAAAGGGCATTGGTACAGCTACTTCTGCTTCCCTTGTTAGGACTTTGGGCCGTAGATCCCGTCGCCAGCTTGGTGAACGAGTGCATTTCTGTGTTCGCTGTGATTTCCCGATTGCTATTTATGGAAGGCTG AGCCCTTGTGAGCATGCTTTCTGTCTCGATTGTGCTAGAAGTGATTCATTGTGCTACCT GTGTGACGAACGTATCCAGAAGATTCAGACGATCAAAATGATGGAAGGAATCCTAATATGTGCAGCTCCTCATTGTCTCAAGACATTCTTGAAGAAGGCTGATTTTGAATCTCATATTCAGGACAGCCATGCCAATCTTGTTCGCACCAATGCAGATAAAGAAGACGGAAATGAGTCGGAGGCACAAAGTGTTAGGCAACCTACAGCCTCAGATTCCACTGCTAGAGGCCCTCAAAGACAAGTTTTTTCTCCAGGTCCAAATTCCCAACAACATGATCAGGAAGACAGAACTCGTCGGCAACCAGGAAGAGATCAAGCTCCTTCAAGGCCAACAATGCAACAAAAGCCACAATTTTTCGGTCAACAACATCACCCTTCAGATAGCATGTCTGGTTCTGTTGGAGGCATACAGCAGGGCTTTCACCAACAAAGTTTTGACATGCAGCATCCCCCACAACAAGAACCTTCCCAGTTTTCTGATAGGCAACAACCGGTTGGTCCAGATGCCTCATTTTCCGAGTACCCAACAATGCACCCTTCACAACCCTCCAATGTTCCGCCCCACTCAAACCCAATGCTGAACCCACCCGTGCCATTTGGTTATCCTCCTTACCAGCAAGATCGAGCTCAACCATTTTATGCTGCTCCCTATGATATGCCTAGGCAGGATTCAGCTTCTGATATAGGTGGCGACCCGAACTCATTAATGGGTTTCCAACAAGGTGGCCCAAATGCCCAAAATTTTCAAGGTAACTATCCCCAGCCCTGGAATGCCGGGGCTGCCGGTGTTCCTTTTGAACAATCACAAGGTGGCAGTGGTATGGTTGTGGATCCAAGGGATACCAAAGGTGTATTGGCACCACAGCCGATGCCCCTCCCACCACCACCGCCACCTCCAGCACACATGTCACATTTGAAACAAAACTACTATTCCGGTGATCATGGAGATGGCCAGGGTTATGGTTGGCAGCATGATAGCCGCGATGGCTTTAGTGGCCAAGGCTGA
- the LOC101492630 gene encoding protein OCTOPUS, translating to MNPPTQPTLPPQTQIQPQPPPPQPNQQQQPPPPLHQLQPNRPSTSCPQHPQENFTGFCPSCLCERLAGLDPNNNASSSSSTRKPPTSSTAAAALKAIFRSSTSQRNNNNNSNRPPTTSFFPELRRTKSFSASKNEGFSGTFEPQRKSCDVRGRSTLYNLFNQDDVRKIPKPEPPRVPELETRNLASSSTVQQPFIESEEDEEDNIVVEDSDEDEIRVLEQPQPQPLGELSNVIEETFHEIIEEEEEPEPKPEPEPELVFVEEESLKPMKEHMDLDSQAKKSSGRDLKEIAGSFWSAASVFSKKLQKWRQKQKAKKRGPRNGAVSGSSALLPVEKPIGRQFRETQSEIADYGFGRRSCDTDPRFSLDAARMSFDDPRYSFDEPRASWDGYLIGRTFPRMPLPTMLSVVEDAPVHVLRTDSLIPVEEPPLINENGEENVNMPGNSTQTKEYYSDSSTRRRKSLDRSSSIRKTAAAVVAEMDELKPVSNAKVTPASASVSVNVNGNVNAGVDYLLHGQKVDRDLRDYSNSNSNSNNSLRDDCSESFELGFRDNASVVGSNNIGDRKGGSKKSSSRWSKAWSIWGFIHRRGGGNNNKEEEDDRYSSRGANGNGVERSYSESWQEFRGERNGDVRGGVEGGFNRKILRSNSSVSWRNAPGMGIGGGGGGGIFSGRKSDVSCSNGYLGRKGRDEFVLERNRSARYSPSNIDNGLLKLYLTPSGRKNGASKGRSNQAHSIARSVLRLY from the coding sequence ATGAATCCTCCCACTCAACCCACACTACCACCCCAAACTCAAATCCAACCACAACCACCACCGCCACAACcaaaccaacaacaacaaccacctCCACCGCTGCACCAACTTCAACCCAACCGTCCCTCCACTTCCTGCCCCCAACATCCACAAGAGAATTTCACCGGCTTCTGCCCTTCATGCCTCTGCGAACGCCTCGCCGGTCTCGATCCAAACAACAACGCTTCCTCCTCATCCTCCACCCGCAAACCCCCAACTTCCTCCACCGCCGCCGCTGCCCTTAAAGCTATTTTCCGTTCCTCTACTTCCCAacgcaacaacaacaacaacagcaaCCGTCCTCCTACTACCTCATTCTTCCCTGAACTCCGCCGCACTAAATCATTCTCCGCCTCCAAAAACGAAGGCTTCTCCGGCACATTCGAGCCGCAACGAAAATCCTGCGACGTTAGAGGTCGTAGCACTCTCTACAATCTCTTCAACCAAGACGACGTTCGCAAAATCCCTAAACCTGAACCGCCACGTGTCCCTGAGCTTGAAACCAGAAACCTAGCTTCATCTTCCACTGTTCAACAACCTTTCATCGAGTCTGAAGAAGACGAAGAAGATAACATTGTCGTTGAAGATTCAGACGAAGACGAAATTAGGGTTTTAGAACAACCACAACCACAACCACTAGGAGAACTATCCAATGTGATTGAAGAAACGTTTCACGAAAttatagaagaagaagaagaacccGAACCTAAACCCGAACCCGAACCAGAGTTAGTTTTTGTTGAAGAAGAATCGTTGAAACCGATGAAGGAGCACATGGATCTAGATTCACAAGCGAAGAAAAGTTCCGGTCGAGATTTAAAGGAAATCGCCGGAAGTTTCTGGTCGGCAGCTTCCGTTTTCAGCAAGAAGCTTCAGAAATGGAGGCAGAAGCAGAAAGCGAAGAAGCGAGGTCCACGAAACGGCGCCGTTTCGGGTTCCTCAGCTCTTTTACCGGTGGAGAAACCAATCGGTCGTCAATTTCGGGAAACTCAGTCGGAGATCGCCGACTACGGCTTTGGCCGTCGTTCCTGCGACACCGATCCGCGTTTTTCCCTGGACGCAGCTCGAATGTCGTTCGACGATCCTCGTTACTCCTTTGACGAGCCGCGAGCTTCTTGGGACGGTTACCTCATTGGAAGGACATTTCCGAGAATGCCCTTACCTACTATGCTTTCAGTTGTTGAAGATGCTCCTGTTCATGTTCTTAGAACTGATTCACTTATACCAGTTGAGGAGCCACCTTTGATTAATGAGAATGGTGAAGAGAATGTTAATATGCCTGGTAATTCTACTCAGACTAAAGAGTATTACTCTGATTCTTCAACCAGGAGAAGGAAAAGCCTTGATAGATCTAGTTCTATTAGGAAAACTGCTGCTGCTGTTGTTGCCGAAATGGATGAGTTGAAACCTGTTTCTAATGCTAAGGTTACTCCTGCTTCTGCTAGTGTTAGTGTTAATGTTAATGGTAATGTTAATGCTGGTGTTGATTATTTATTACATGGACAAAAAGTGGATAGGGATTTGAGGGATTATTCAAATTCTAATTCCAATTCTAATAATTCCTTGAGGGATGATTGTTCTGAGAGCTTTGAATTGGGGTTTAGAGATAATGCTTCTGTTGTTGGGAGTAATAATATTGGTGATCGTAAAGGAGGATCGAAGAAGAGTTCAAGTAGATGGAGCAAGGCTTGGAGTATTTGGGGTTTTATACATCGTCGTGGTGGAGGGAATAATAACAAAGAGGAGGAGGATGATAGGTATAGTAGTAGAGGTGCTAATGGTAATGGGGTTGAGCGTTCTTACTCGGAGTCGTGGCAGGAGTTTAGAGGGGAAAGGAATGGAGATGTTAGAGGTGGTGTTGAGGGTGGTTTCAATAGGAAGATATTGAGGAGCAATAGTAGTGTGAGTTGGAGGAATGCGCCGGGCATGGGAATAGGAGGAGGAGGCGGAGGAGGAATTTTTAGTGGGAGGAAGAGTGACGTTTCATGTAGTAATGGTTATCTTGGAAGAAAGGGAAGGGATGAGTTTGTGTTGGAGAGGAACAGGAGTGCTAGATACTCTCCTAGTAACATTGATAATGGTCTCTTGAAGCTCTACTTAACGCCTAGCGGCCGCAAAAACGGTGCCTCGAAAGGAAGGTCCAACCAGGCACATTCTATTGCTAGAAGTGTACTTAGGTTgtattga